Proteins encoded within one genomic window of Phototrophicus methaneseepsis:
- a CDS encoding ferrochelatase, with product MTIYGATSADAPKFDQAAHDYDAVLIMSFGGPDGPDDVVPFLENVTRGRGIPRERLAEVGEHYYQFGGVSPINEQNLALIAALEAELKEHGPDLPIYYGNRNWHPYIEDTLRQMRDDGVKRAITFVTSAISSYSGCRQYREDLIEASEAVEGAPVLDKLRTFYNHPGFIEPVIEHTQEALEQFAPDVRDSVRLVFTAHSVPLGMAKNSDYEAQLHEASRLVAQGVGRDSYSLVYQSRSGPPQMPWLEPDICDYLREIKASEGIENVVMVPIGFISDHMEVLFDLDTEAMAVAEEIGMKLVRVATVGTHPKFISMIRELILERMTENPVRRALGNCGPNHDICPLDCCLKGSRPKVHAEANS from the coding sequence ATGACAATCTACGGTGCAACCAGCGCCGACGCGCCTAAGTTCGATCAAGCGGCCCATGACTATGACGCTGTGCTGATTATGTCCTTTGGCGGGCCGGATGGCCCTGATGATGTGGTGCCTTTTCTGGAGAATGTCACTCGTGGGCGCGGCATCCCGCGTGAGCGACTGGCAGAAGTCGGCGAGCATTATTACCAATTTGGTGGCGTCAGCCCCATCAATGAGCAGAACCTCGCCCTCATTGCCGCTCTGGAAGCTGAACTCAAAGAACATGGGCCAGACCTGCCTATCTACTATGGCAACCGCAACTGGCACCCTTATATTGAAGATACCCTGCGCCAGATGCGCGATGATGGCGTGAAACGAGCCATCACCTTTGTGACGTCGGCTATCAGCAGTTACAGCGGCTGCCGCCAATACCGTGAAGACCTTATCGAAGCGTCAGAAGCTGTCGAAGGGGCCCCGGTCCTGGATAAGCTGCGCACCTTCTATAACCACCCTGGCTTCATTGAGCCAGTGATCGAACACACACAAGAAGCTCTGGAACAATTCGCCCCGGATGTGCGCGATTCTGTACGGTTGGTCTTTACAGCGCACAGTGTGCCGTTGGGCATGGCGAAGAACAGCGATTACGAAGCACAACTCCACGAAGCGAGCCGCCTCGTGGCGCAAGGTGTAGGCCGTGATAGCTACAGCCTCGTCTACCAGAGCCGCAGTGGCCCGCCACAAATGCCCTGGTTGGAGCCAGACATTTGCGACTATCTCCGTGAGATCAAGGCGAGTGAGGGCATCGAGAACGTGGTCATGGTCCCGATAGGCTTCATTTCAGACCATATGGAAGTGCTGTTCGACCTGGATACGGAAGCCATGGCTGTGGCTGAAGAAATTGGGATGAAGCTTGTCCGCGTGGCAACAGTCGGCACACATCCCAAGTTCATTAGCATGATACGGGAGCTGATTCTGGAGCGCATGACGGAAAACCCAGTCAGGCGGGCGCTCGGCAATTGCGGGCCAAACCATGATATCTGCCCATTGGATTGCTGCTTAAAAGGATCACGCCCCAAGGTTCATGCAGAGGCGAATTCTTAA
- the hemC gene encoding hydroxymethylbilane synthase, producing MTDTDRGMTVVIGTRGSQLARWQTNRVQELLQAAHADLQVEVTVITTQGDRVLDTPLPLLGGKGLFTAELEAELHSGAIDYAVHSLKDLPTDDPDGLIVGAIPERAIPFDVLVSRKGHTLDTLPEKATVGTSSRRRAAQLLHQRPDLHIIDVRGNIDTRVKKALDDEGPYDAIVLAQAGLSRLGMDDVISEVLSPQQMLPAPGQGALGIQCRNEPESLQTLAPIHHLETAMAVTAERAFLAALGGGCSVPVAAYALKQPNGMYDLIGRVCAVDGSMLIEVETKFTGDRIENALHAGKELAEQAIDRGAGPLLEAAE from the coding sequence ATGACCGATACAGATAGAGGCATGACCGTCGTTATAGGCACGCGTGGCTCTCAATTGGCACGCTGGCAGACCAACCGCGTGCAAGAGCTGTTGCAAGCTGCCCATGCCGATTTACAAGTAGAAGTGACCGTCATCACCACCCAGGGCGACCGCGTGCTGGATACGCCGCTGCCATTATTGGGCGGTAAGGGCCTCTTCACAGCGGAGCTAGAAGCTGAGTTGCACAGCGGCGCGATAGATTATGCGGTGCACAGCCTTAAAGATCTGCCGACAGACGACCCCGACGGCCTGATTGTGGGGGCCATCCCGGAGCGTGCCATACCCTTTGATGTGCTCGTTAGCCGCAAAGGCCATACTCTGGATACCCTACCGGAGAAAGCCACAGTCGGCACCAGCAGCCGACGCCGTGCCGCACAGCTACTGCATCAGCGCCCGGACCTGCATATTATCGATGTGCGCGGCAACATCGACACCCGCGTCAAGAAAGCGCTCGACGACGAAGGCCCCTATGATGCGATCGTCCTAGCACAGGCAGGTTTAAGCCGCCTGGGCATGGATGACGTCATCAGCGAGGTGCTCTCGCCGCAGCAGATGCTGCCCGCCCCTGGGCAAGGGGCGCTAGGTATACAGTGCCGCAATGAGCCCGAATCATTGCAAACGCTCGCTCCGATTCATCACCTGGAGACCGCCATGGCCGTCACAGCGGAGCGCGCTTTCCTGGCAGCATTGGGGGGTGGGTGCTCTGTGCCTGTGGCTGCCTATGCCCTCAAGCAACCAAACGGCATGTATGACCTGATTGGACGCGTGTGTGCTGTAGATGGATCGATGCTGATTGAAGTCGAGACAAAGTTCACAGGCGACCGCATCGAAAACGCGCTCCATGCTGGCAAAGAACTCGCTGAGCAGGCCATTGACCGGGGCGCAGGGCCTTTATTGGAGGCCGCCGAATGA
- the hemB gene encoding porphobilinogen synthase: MDTLKKTSQQAISAAYPAMRPRRLRRTETLRRMVREIILTPDDFIYPLFVRPGKDIRKPIASMPGQYQFSVDTLVTEIKDAASLGIPAVVLFGIPDEKDACGHDNSNPNGIVPTAIRAIKDAVPEMIVISDMCFCEYTNHGHCGIINTPGDTHYTPNLPEGYLLNDATLDILGEASVVHAQAGADIIAPSGMIDGMVGAIRGALDVNGFDHISIMSYAAKYASGFYGPFRDAAESPPQFGDRSQYQMDPANKREALKEIALDVAEGADMLMVKPAMPYLDILAAMRAEYDLPTAAYQVSGEYAMLHAAAANGWLDLPRCALESLTSIKRAGADMILTYFAKDAVRWLNG; this comes from the coding sequence ATGGACACACTCAAAAAGACAAGCCAGCAAGCTATCAGCGCGGCTTATCCGGCGATGCGGCCCCGTCGCCTGCGCCGGACCGAGACGCTGCGGCGGATGGTACGAGAGATCATCCTCACGCCGGATGACTTCATCTATCCGCTGTTCGTGCGCCCTGGCAAAGATATACGCAAGCCGATTGCCTCCATGCCAGGGCAGTATCAGTTTTCTGTCGATACCCTGGTGACGGAGATTAAAGACGCGGCCAGCCTGGGTATCCCTGCCGTGGTGCTCTTTGGCATCCCTGACGAAAAAGACGCCTGTGGTCACGATAACAGCAATCCCAACGGCATTGTGCCAACGGCTATCCGTGCCATTAAAGACGCCGTACCGGAAATGATCGTCATTTCTGATATGTGCTTCTGCGAATATACCAACCACGGCCACTGCGGCATTATCAACACACCCGGCGATACACACTACACGCCCAATCTACCAGAAGGCTATCTGCTCAACGATGCCACGCTAGACATCCTGGGAGAAGCTTCTGTGGTGCATGCTCAGGCTGGAGCGGATATTATCGCGCCCTCCGGCATGATCGATGGCATGGTGGGGGCCATTCGTGGTGCCTTAGATGTCAACGGCTTCGACCACATCAGCATCATGAGCTATGCAGCTAAATACGCCAGCGGCTTTTATGGGCCTTTCCGCGATGCTGCCGAAAGCCCACCCCAGTTCGGCGACCGCAGCCAATACCAGATGGACCCGGCCAATAAGCGCGAAGCCCTCAAAGAAATTGCGCTTGATGTGGCAGAAGGTGCGGATATGCTCATGGTCAAACCAGCCATGCCCTACCTCGATATTCTGGCGGCTATGCGCGCCGAATACGACCTCCCCACAGCGGCCTATCAGGTCAGCGGGGAATATGCCATGCTGCACGCCGCCGCTGCCAATGGTTGGCTGGACCTGCCGCGCTGCGCCCTGGAAAGCCTGACGAGCATCAAACGGGCTGGTGCCGATATGATCCTGACGTACTTCGCCAAAGATGCCGTGAGGTGGCTCAATGGATAA
- the hemG gene encoding protoporphyrinogen oxidase, whose protein sequence is MDATTDVTTDATITENRLRIVIIGGGIAGLSTAWHLEQQAAQQGIVLDDIVLESADRWGGKVLSEQVETDGDAFIIEAGPDSFLTQKPWALQLARQLGLEDHFLGTNDAKRKTYVLRKGKPIVMPDGIMMMVPTQFMPFVTSPLISPLGKLRMGLDLLIPPRMDDEDETLSQFVGRRLGKEAVDKLAEPMMAGIYNASAERQSIMATFPHYRALEKEYGSLTRGMLASKRKRETAKANRPAGSKPLSAFISFDGGTDELITALIAQLQGDLRLNATVESVAMEAGGYLVRLVDGTEIQADAVVMATPAYVTADLIGEKLPEAARLLENIRYVSTGTISLAYREADIHKPLDGAGLLVPSSEKRPINAITISSTKFDKRAPEGMVLMRVFFGGSRSAETMHMDDDTLRQTVRAELKAMLGITAEPLFDRIYRWWQANPQYDVDHLKHVDAIEAALPEGLYVTGSPYRGVGLPDCVHQGQQTAGKLLASYKERMTSA, encoded by the coding sequence ATGGACGCCACCACAGATGTCACAACGGACGCAACAATCACTGAAAATAGGCTGCGCATCGTCATCATCGGCGGCGGTATCGCGGGCCTGAGCACAGCATGGCACCTGGAGCAGCAGGCTGCGCAGCAAGGCATTGTCCTGGACGACATCGTGCTCGAAAGCGCGGATCGCTGGGGCGGCAAGGTGCTGTCGGAGCAGGTTGAAACAGATGGTGATGCATTCATCATTGAAGCAGGGCCGGATTCTTTCCTGACTCAGAAGCCCTGGGCGCTGCAATTGGCGCGCCAGCTCGGCCTGGAAGATCACTTCCTGGGGACAAACGATGCCAAGCGCAAGACCTATGTGCTGCGCAAGGGCAAGCCCATCGTGATGCCAGATGGCATTATGATGATGGTACCGACTCAGTTCATGCCATTTGTAACCTCGCCGCTGATCTCGCCATTAGGCAAGCTGCGTATGGGGCTGGATTTACTCATACCGCCCAGGATGGACGACGAGGACGAAACGCTATCGCAGTTTGTCGGGCGGCGCCTGGGTAAGGAAGCCGTCGATAAGCTCGCTGAGCCGATGATGGCTGGCATTTATAATGCTTCGGCAGAGCGCCAGAGCATTATGGCGACGTTCCCCCATTATCGCGCCTTGGAAAAAGAATACGGCAGCCTGACACGTGGCATGCTCGCCAGCAAGCGCAAGCGAGAAACCGCAAAAGCGAACAGGCCAGCAGGCAGTAAGCCGCTATCAGCCTTCATCTCGTTCGACGGTGGCACAGATGAATTGATTACAGCGCTGATCGCCCAGCTACAAGGTGATTTGCGCCTGAACGCGACGGTTGAATCCGTCGCTATGGAGGCAGGTGGCTATCTGGTCAGGCTGGTAGATGGGACTGAAATCCAGGCTGATGCCGTTGTTATGGCGACACCCGCTTACGTCACAGCCGATCTGATAGGGGAGAAGCTCCCAGAAGCAGCGCGCCTGTTGGAGAATATCCGCTATGTGAGCACAGGCACGATTTCCCTGGCTTATCGTGAAGCCGATATCCACAAGCCGCTAGATGGCGCCGGATTACTGGTCCCCAGCAGCGAAAAACGCCCCATCAATGCCATCACAATCTCATCGACTAAATTTGATAAACGCGCGCCAGAGGGTATGGTGCTGATGCGCGTCTTCTTCGGTGGGTCGCGCAGTGCGGAGACGATGCACATGGATGACGATACGCTGCGCCAGACGGTGCGTGCAGAACTCAAGGCCATGCTAGGCATTACAGCAGAGCCGCTGTTCGACCGTATTTATCGTTGGTGGCAAGCCAACCCACAGTACGATGTCGATCACCTCAAGCATGTGGATGCCATCGAAGCCGCCCTGCCTGAAGGCCTCTACGTCACAGGTAGCCCCTATCGCGGGGTGGGCCTGCCGGATTGCGTACATCAGGGGCAGCAAACTGCCGGAAAACTCTTAGCCAGTTACAAAGAACGGATGACATCCGCATGA
- the hemL gene encoding glutamate-1-semialdehyde 2,1-aminomutase, whose translation MTSMITTQSEALYEKAQQLIPGGVNSPVRAFGSVGGTPRFIDRGQGAYLWDVDGNRYVDYVLSWGPLVLGHAPKAVINAITETAVKGTSYGAPTAIENDLADLVIDTVPSIEMIRFVNSGTEACMSALRLARAYTGREKIIKFAGNYHGHADMLLVQAGSGVATLGLPDSPGVPSGTTENTLTAPYNDLAAVRDLFERYPDAIAGAIVEPIAANMGFVMPEEGYLQGLIDLCHEYDALLILDEVMTGFRVGLGGAQEAYNLDPDITCLGKVIGGGLPVGAYAGKRDIMAHVAPAGTMYQAGTLSGNPLAMAAGLATITALRRPGVFDSIAEQAQKLTEGLGEIMQAQGVPVQIGQAGSMFGMYFLKEAEAHIRDYATAKQYADTARYGQFFHAMLAQGVYLAPSQFEAGFLSAAHDIETLEATLNAAESAIKQVTA comes from the coding sequence ATGACGAGCATGATCACCACCCAATCAGAAGCCCTCTATGAAAAAGCCCAGCAGCTCATCCCCGGCGGCGTGAACAGCCCTGTACGCGCTTTTGGCAGCGTCGGCGGTACGCCTCGCTTCATCGACCGGGGGCAGGGGGCCTATTTATGGGATGTGGATGGCAATCGCTATGTGGATTATGTGCTCTCGTGGGGGCCGCTGGTCCTGGGGCATGCGCCCAAAGCCGTCATCAACGCGATTACAGAAACAGCCGTTAAAGGCACCAGCTACGGCGCGCCAACGGCTATTGAAAACGACCTGGCCGACCTGGTCATTGATACAGTGCCATCCATTGAGATGATCCGCTTCGTCAACAGCGGCACGGAAGCGTGTATGAGCGCACTGCGGCTGGCACGTGCTTATACAGGCCGTGAGAAGATTATCAAGTTCGCCGGGAATTATCACGGCCATGCCGATATGTTGCTGGTACAGGCTGGCAGCGGCGTCGCGACCCTAGGCCTGCCAGATTCTCCCGGCGTGCCCAGTGGCACAACAGAGAACACCCTGACCGCCCCTTACAATGACCTGGCTGCCGTCCGCGATTTGTTCGAGCGTTACCCTGACGCCATTGCGGGTGCGATTGTGGAGCCCATCGCCGCAAATATGGGCTTCGTCATGCCGGAAGAAGGCTATTTACAGGGCTTGATCGACCTATGCCATGAATATGATGCACTGCTCATTCTAGATGAAGTCATGACAGGGTTCCGCGTGGGGTTGGGGGGCGCACAGGAAGCCTATAACCTGGACCCGGATATTACCTGCCTGGGTAAAGTGATCGGCGGCGGTTTACCTGTAGGTGCTTATGCAGGTAAGCGCGACATTATGGCGCATGTCGCCCCGGCGGGGACGATGTATCAGGCGGGAACGCTTTCCGGCAATCCGCTGGCGATGGCTGCCGGGCTGGCAACCATCACGGCATTACGCCGCCCTGGCGTGTTCGACAGCATCGCCGAACAAGCTCAGAAGCTGACAGAGGGCCTGGGCGAGATCATGCAAGCGCAGGGCGTACCGGTGCAGATCGGTCAGGCAGGGAGTATGTTCGGCATGTACTTCCTCAAAGAAGCGGAGGCCCACATCCGCGATTACGCCACAGCCAAACAATATGCAGACACAGCTCGTTACGGCCAATTCTTCCATGCGATGCTGGCACAGGGCGTTTACTTGGCACCGAGCCAGTTCGAAGCTGGCTTCCTGAGCGCGGCACACGACATCGAAACGCTTGAGGCCACCCTCAACGCCGCAGAATCGGCCATCAAACAGGTGACTGCATAG
- a CDS encoding glutamyl-tRNA reductase: MTIILVGLNHRTAPVALREKLALTGVSMELALKTLGSPQVPIHEAVILSTCNRLEVYAVVHNRTQGWQHVGRFLAALQDIPIADLQPHLYQLEEDDAVQHLMRVASGLDSMILGEPQILGQVGQAFDDARSAGLTGPLLNHLFAQAIHAGKRARTDTSIARFTTSVSHAGALMVLEKSAAKNPKVLVVGAGEMALLAAKALSKHGVTQFAFFNRTSSRAETLAEGFGGQTFNWHQLTEALTWADAVITATGAPHILIYANNLAHDLPKRNGRPLLFVDIAVPRDVDVAVSQLEGVERYDIDDLHSIVDANTAQRETAVPEVEAIIETEQNSFMEWYHGREVTPIIQNLRQWANEVAELEVNQALNKLQNVDDHTSHVVNRMAHRIVNKLLHEPTVRLRGQAVAGNGHGYAHAVSELFGLQVPADDAVCDVCGANTDLNCDLQCILPTGEPQ; encoded by the coding sequence GTGACAATCATCCTCGTTGGCCTTAACCATCGCACGGCCCCCGTCGCCCTGCGCGAAAAACTCGCGCTGACAGGTGTATCGATGGAACTGGCCCTAAAGACGCTCGGCTCACCACAGGTACCAATCCATGAAGCCGTAATTTTATCCACCTGTAACCGGCTTGAAGTCTATGCTGTGGTACACAACCGAACGCAGGGCTGGCAGCATGTGGGCCGCTTCCTGGCGGCATTGCAGGACATCCCCATCGCGGATTTACAGCCTCATCTCTATCAACTGGAAGAAGATGACGCCGTACAACATCTCATGCGCGTGGCCTCCGGGCTAGATTCCATGATCCTGGGCGAGCCGCAAATTCTGGGGCAGGTGGGGCAGGCCTTCGATGATGCACGCAGTGCGGGGCTGACTGGCCCCCTTCTGAATCACTTATTCGCCCAGGCGATCCATGCTGGCAAGCGCGCTCGTACGGATACGAGCATTGCTCGTTTTACAACATCAGTCAGCCACGCCGGGGCGCTCATGGTCCTGGAAAAATCCGCTGCGAAAAACCCCAAAGTGCTGGTGGTCGGCGCTGGCGAAATGGCCCTCTTGGCAGCAAAAGCGCTCAGTAAGCACGGTGTGACGCAATTCGCGTTCTTCAACCGTACCAGCAGCCGAGCAGAGACCCTGGCAGAAGGATTCGGCGGGCAAACTTTCAACTGGCATCAACTGACAGAAGCACTCACCTGGGCCGATGCCGTCATCACGGCGACAGGTGCGCCACACATCCTGATTTACGCCAACAACCTCGCCCATGATCTGCCCAAGCGTAACGGTCGCCCGCTGCTCTTCGTCGATATCGCCGTCCCGCGCGATGTCGATGTGGCTGTTTCCCAATTAGAGGGCGTTGAGCGCTACGATATTGACGATCTGCATTCGATTGTCGATGCGAACACCGCCCAGCGAGAAACCGCCGTACCGGAGGTCGAAGCCATCATCGAGACAGAGCAAAACAGCTTCATGGAGTGGTACCACGGGCGAGAAGTCACGCCTATCATTCAGAATCTGCGCCAATGGGCAAACGAAGTCGCTGAGCTGGAAGTCAACCAGGCGTTGAATAAGCTGCAAAACGTCGATGATCACACCTCGCATGTGGTCAATCGCATGGCGCACCGCATCGTGAATAAATTGCTGCACGAGCCGACTGTGCGGCTGCGGGGGCAGGCTGTCGCGGGCAACGGGCACGGCTACGCACATGCAGTTTCAGAATTATTCGGCTTACAAGTACCAGCAGATGATGCTGTGTGCGATGTGTGCGGCGCAAATACGGACCTCAACTGCGATCTACAATGCATCCTGCCGACAGGCGAACCCCAATGA
- a CDS encoding chlorite dismutase family protein yields the protein MRPRIPQSPPSPETQAKMQERAERLSKRQYVRFAFYKVDPSWRRLPEPEQAEHKQELLDVVRSFNRRMLLRPYSLMGTRADAEILLWQIAKSPVPFRELASAVMRTRMGAYLTMAYSYFSQTKRSLYEIRTPDGNEDDEERLIIDPTEAKYLFVYPFIKTREWYQLSQYARQGMMDEHIAIGRKYPAVRLNTTYSFGLDDYEFILAFETDEPSDFLDLVQELRESTVSMYTLQDTPLFTCINMRLDEALDALGGPAIAQEVTPGVSEDVWMEVCPLDELGPGESKTIFLEGKMVGVFNVEGTLYALNNRCSHARGPLSEGVVDPVECSVTCPWHYGKFDLRTGQAIDGVVNKPVDTYAVEVRNGVIYVGTTVTY from the coding sequence ATGCGTCCGAGAATTCCACAAAGTCCCCCATCGCCGGAAACGCAAGCAAAAATGCAGGAACGTGCCGAACGTTTATCCAAACGGCAGTACGTACGCTTTGCTTTTTACAAAGTTGACCCGAGTTGGCGGCGCTTACCTGAGCCAGAACAAGCTGAGCATAAGCAAGAGTTATTGGACGTTGTTCGGTCCTTTAACCGGCGCATGCTGCTGCGCCCATACAGCTTAATGGGCACACGTGCCGATGCAGAAATCCTATTATGGCAGATCGCAAAAAGCCCGGTGCCGTTCCGGGAATTAGCCAGCGCGGTGATGCGCACGCGCATGGGCGCTTACCTGACCATGGCCTACTCTTACTTTTCCCAGACGAAGCGCTCCCTTTACGAAATCCGCACGCCAGATGGCAACGAAGACGACGAAGAGCGCCTCATCATCGACCCCACAGAAGCGAAGTATCTATTCGTGTATCCTTTCATCAAAACGCGCGAGTGGTACCAGCTTTCGCAGTATGCGCGCCAGGGCATGATGGACGAGCACATCGCAATTGGTCGCAAATACCCGGCAGTCCGGCTGAACACAACTTACAGCTTTGGCCTGGATGACTATGAGTTCATCCTCGCTTTTGAAACAGATGAACCGTCGGACTTCCTGGACCTGGTGCAAGAACTGAGGGAATCCACGGTGAGCATGTACACTCTGCAAGACACGCCCCTCTTTACGTGCATCAACATGCGCCTTGACGAGGCCCTGGACGCGCTCGGCGGTCCAGCCATCGCCCAGGAAGTTACGCCTGGGGTATCCGAAGATGTCTGGATGGAAGTCTGCCCATTGGATGAACTCGGCCCAGGCGAGAGCAAGACCATCTTCCTGGAAGGCAAGATGGTCGGCGTCTTCAATGTGGAAGGGACGCTGTATGCACTCAACAATCGCTGCTCACACGCACGAGGGCCGCTCAGCGAAGGCGTTGTGGACCCGGTCGAATGCAGTGTGACGTGCCCATGGCACTATGGCAAATTCGACCTGCGCACCGGGCAAGCCATTGATGGCGTCGTGAACAAGCCCGTTGATACCTATGCTGTTGAAGTCCGTAACGGCGTCATTTACGTTGGCACGACCGTTACTTACTAG
- a CDS encoding uroporphyrinogen-III synthase: MSALHGKRVINTRATHQAADFDALLKASGAIPVPYPCIAIAPPTETHTLDQALGDLAAGRYDWLALTSANTVLSMAQRLNAMKLSLENAPFKLAVIGPSTADAAQEQLGLCADVLPEEAIAEALADALITDAEAGQQVLLPESAIARPTLANALATAGMNVQTVTAYETVRGTGGADLVTLLREKQIDAVAFTSSSTVQYFVERLQQEGGEVALLKDVCIVCIGPKTADTAQQMGFNASLVPQTHTLEGIINALEHYFSTVEDGII; the protein is encoded by the coding sequence ATGAGCGCGCTACACGGCAAGCGGGTCATCAATACCCGCGCCACCCACCAGGCAGCGGATTTTGATGCTCTGCTCAAGGCATCTGGCGCGATCCCGGTGCCGTATCCTTGTATTGCCATTGCTCCGCCAACAGAGACGCATACACTCGATCAAGCCCTGGGCGACCTCGCAGCAGGTCGCTATGATTGGCTGGCCCTAACTAGTGCTAATACGGTCCTCAGCATGGCACAGCGATTGAATGCCATGAAGCTTTCTCTGGAAAATGCGCCTTTTAAATTGGCCGTGATTGGTCCCTCAACAGCCGATGCAGCACAAGAGCAACTTGGTTTATGTGCAGATGTGCTCCCTGAGGAGGCTATTGCAGAGGCCCTGGCTGATGCGCTCATCACAGATGCTGAAGCAGGCCAGCAGGTGCTGCTGCCGGAATCCGCCATTGCACGGCCCACCCTGGCAAATGCCCTGGCAACCGCCGGGATGAATGTGCAGACCGTCACAGCGTATGAGACAGTACGCGGCACAGGCGGTGCTGACCTTGTAACATTGTTACGAGAAAAACAAATTGACGCAGTGGCCTTTACGAGTTCCTCCACTGTGCAGTATTTTGTAGAAAGGCTCCAACAAGAAGGCGGCGAAGTTGCCCTGCTCAAGGACGTTTGTATCGTCTGCATCGGGCCAAAAACCGCCGATACCGCCCAACAGATGGGCTTCAATGCCTCGCTGGTACCTCAAACCCATACGCTCGAAGGCATCATTAACGCCCTGGAACACTACTTTTCGACAGTCGAAGACGGAATTATTTAA
- the hemE gene encoding uroporphyrinogen decarboxylase translates to MSRFLKACRREASDATPIWLMRQAGRYMVEYRTLREKYTILEIIKTPELACEVTMQPINAFDLDAAIIFADILPPLEGMGLELEFVKGEGPVIHNPVRAAADVERLVVRPPQEALSFTLEAIKLARAELDSRSIPLIGFSGAPFTLASYAVEGGGSRNRQHVKGMMMGHPDAWHALMTKLSEVAGHYLLAQAQAGAQALQLFDSWVGELSPDDYAQYVMPYSKRALDIAKQAGVPVIHFGTNTNGMLHHIRDAGGDVIGVDWRIRLDDAWAQLGDSVAIQGNLDPVALFAPWEALKTRAQGILDQAAGRPGHIFNLGHGILPTTPVDNVRRLVDFVHEYTSSNASKA, encoded by the coding sequence ATGAGTCGCTTCCTCAAAGCCTGCCGCCGAGAAGCAAGCGACGCGACTCCAATCTGGCTGATGCGGCAGGCGGGGCGCTACATGGTGGAATACCGCACACTGCGCGAAAAATATACCATTCTTGAGATCATCAAGACGCCAGAACTGGCTTGCGAAGTCACGATGCAGCCTATCAATGCCTTCGACCTGGACGCGGCTATTATCTTCGCCGATATTCTGCCGCCATTGGAAGGCATGGGCCTGGAATTGGAATTCGTCAAAGGTGAAGGCCCGGTCATTCATAACCCTGTGCGCGCCGCCGCAGACGTTGAGCGGCTGGTTGTGCGTCCGCCGCAAGAAGCGCTCTCATTCACGCTAGAGGCGATTAAGCTGGCCCGGGCTGAACTAGACAGCCGGAGCATCCCGCTGATTGGCTTCAGCGGCGCGCCCTTCACCCTGGCAAGCTATGCCGTAGAAGGTGGCGGCAGTCGTAACCGGCAGCACGTCAAAGGCATGATGATGGGTCATCCCGATGCATGGCATGCCCTTATGACCAAACTCAGCGAAGTAGCCGGCCATTACCTGCTGGCCCAGGCACAGGCAGGCGCGCAAGCCCTGCAACTATTCGATAGTTGGGTCGGTGAACTCAGCCCGGATGATTACGCACAGTACGTCATGCCCTATAGCAAGCGCGCCCTGGATATTGCCAAACAGGCGGGCGTCCCTGTGATCCACTTCGGCACAAATACCAACGGCATGCTGCATCATATCCGCGATGCAGGCGGTGACGTCATTGGCGTTGATTGGCGCATCCGTCTGGATGATGCCTGGGCACAACTCGGTGATTCAGTTGCTATCCAGGGCAACCTGGACCCGGTCGCATTATTCGCGCCATGGGAAGCGCTGAAAACGCGTGCCCAAGGTATCCTGGACCAGGCAGCTGGCAGGCCGGGGCATATCTTCAACCTGGGGCATGGCATCCTGCCCACGACCCCTGTTGATAATGTGCGGCGGCTGGTGGATTTCGTCCATGAATATACAAGCAGCAACGCGAGCAAAGCATAA